From the Lolium rigidum isolate FL_2022 chromosome 2, APGP_CSIRO_Lrig_0.1, whole genome shotgun sequence genome, one window contains:
- the LOC124687281 gene encoding vegetative cell wall protein gp1-like, giving the protein MPTSSTPPAPATPASAAATPRRRRRRLLPSSANASFAASPSSSPFSFFAPSPSPFHRFLPSPLRASTVPFSWEHRPGIPKTPARARSSKTGGKKPLPLPPSLLCRSDDPYDPSSVVPVEYAALPAGRLGRVRVQRRRRQRVGNALAEWCSAFSLYRSCKRAAACLAAKLKSA; this is encoded by the coding sequence ATGCCCACTTCCTCTACTCCACCCGCGCCGGCGACGcctgcgtccgccgccgccaccccacgCCGACGCCGGCGACGCCTCCTCCCGTCCAGCGCAAACGCCTCCTTCGCCGCCTCTCCGTCGTCCTCCCCATTCTCCTTCTtcgcgccctcgccgtcgcccttCCACCGGTTCCTCCCCTCCCCGCTGCGCGCCTCCACCGTGCCCTTCTCGTGGGAGCACCGCCCGGGCATCCCCAAGACGCCCGCGCGGGCCCGCTCGTCCAAGACCGGCGGCAAGAagccgctcccgctcccgcccTCGCTCCTCTGCAGGTCCGACGACCCCTACGATCCATCCTCCGTCGTCCCCGTCGAGTACGCCGCGCTGCCGGCCGGGCGCCTCGGGAGGGTGCGCGTCCAACGCCGCCGGAGGCAGCGCGTCGGCAACGCCCTCGCCGAGTGGTGCTCCGCGTTCAGCCTCTACCGCTCCTGCAAGCGCGCCGCCGCCTGCCTCGCCGCCAAGCTCAAGTCCGCGTGA